One Chromatiaceae bacterium DNA segment encodes these proteins:
- the clpA gene encoding ATP-dependent Clp protease ATP-binding subunit ClpA: protein MLSKDLEFTLTQAFHQARERRHEYMTVEHLLLSLLDNPSASRVLRACGADEGRLRSDINLFIEETTPLVPTGETRETQPTIGFQRVLQRAVFHVQSAGKKEVTGANVLVALFGEQDSQAVFLLNRQDISRLDVVNYISHGISKVPGEGGDEEAQGEPGGERRQEVKENTSPLESFTSNLNDLARQGLIDPLIGRQTEIERTLQILCRRRKNNPLLVGEAGVGKTAIAEGLARRIVEEEVPEVLADAVIYALDLGALVAGTKYRGDFEKRLKAVIAQLKRQPKAILFIDEIHTIIGAGSASGGAMDASNLIKPVLASGDLRCIGSTTYQEFRGIFEKDRALARRFQKIDIEEPSVEDTVEILKGLKSRFEEHHQVSYTQPALRAAAELSAKHINDRHLPDKAIDVIDEAGAHVQLMPAAKRKKRIDVLDIERIVAKIARIPPKQVSSSDTESLRNLDRDLKLVVFGQEAAIDTLTSAIRMSRSGLGQEEKPIGSFLFAGPTGVGKTEVTRQLARILGLQLIRFDMSEYMERHTVSRLIGAPPGYVGFDQGGLLTEEINKHPHAVLLLDEVEKAHPDVFNLLLQVMDHGTLTDNNGRKADFRHVVLVMTTNAGAAEASRPSIGFTEQDHATDGMEALKRLFTPEFRNRLDAVIQFGALSPATIVNVVDKFLFELEQQLLEKKVTLTVDSEARAWLATRGYDARMGARPMSRIIREHIKKPLANELLFGQLVNGGSVRVKVEGEELGFEITPKTP, encoded by the coding sequence ATGTTGAGCAAAGACCTTGAATTCACGCTGACCCAGGCCTTCCATCAGGCACGGGAACGCAGGCACGAATACATGACGGTGGAGCACCTGCTCCTATCCCTGCTCGATAATCCGAGCGCATCTAGGGTGTTACGGGCTTGTGGGGCGGACGAAGGGCGGCTGAGATCGGACATTAACCTCTTCATCGAGGAGACCACGCCCCTGGTTCCAACCGGGGAAACGCGCGAGACCCAGCCGACCATAGGTTTTCAGCGTGTCTTGCAACGGGCTGTCTTCCATGTCCAGTCCGCTGGCAAGAAAGAGGTTACGGGGGCGAATGTCCTGGTCGCGCTCTTCGGCGAGCAGGACTCCCAGGCGGTGTTCCTGCTCAATCGGCAGGACATCAGTCGCCTGGATGTGGTCAATTATATTTCCCATGGCATCTCCAAGGTCCCAGGTGAGGGTGGGGACGAGGAGGCCCAGGGTGAACCGGGCGGAGAGCGGCGACAAGAGGTTAAGGAAAACACCAGCCCCCTGGAGAGCTTTACATCCAATCTCAATGACCTGGCGCGTCAAGGCCTGATCGATCCCCTCATCGGTCGCCAGACCGAGATTGAGCGCACCTTGCAGATCCTCTGTCGGCGCCGCAAGAACAACCCCTTGCTGGTAGGCGAGGCCGGTGTCGGCAAGACCGCCATTGCCGAGGGGCTGGCGCGGCGTATCGTCGAGGAAGAGGTGCCCGAGGTTCTGGCTGACGCGGTCATTTATGCCTTGGATCTGGGCGCCTTGGTGGCCGGCACCAAGTATCGGGGCGATTTCGAGAAACGTCTTAAGGCGGTGATCGCGCAACTCAAGCGTCAGCCCAAGGCCATTCTTTTTATCGACGAAATCCACACTATTATTGGCGCGGGCTCCGCCTCGGGCGGGGCCATGGATGCCTCTAACCTCATCAAGCCGGTTTTGGCCTCTGGCGACCTGCGTTGTATTGGCTCCACGACTTATCAGGAGTTTCGTGGCATTTTCGAGAAGGACCGGGCCCTGGCCCGGCGCTTTCAGAAGATCGATATCGAGGAACCTAGCGTCGAGGATACGGTGGAAATCCTCAAGGGCCTCAAGAGTCGCTTCGAAGAGCATCACCAGGTCAGCTACACCCAGCCGGCCTTGCGCGCGGCCGCGGAACTCTCGGCCAAGCACATCAATGATCGCCACTTGCCGGACAAGGCCATCGATGTCATCGACGAGGCGGGGGCCCACGTCCAGCTGATGCCCGCGGCCAAGCGCAAGAAGCGTATCGATGTCCTGGATATCGAGCGCATCGTTGCCAAGATCGCCCGCATTCCGCCCAAGCAGGTCTCGTCCTCGGATACCGAATCCCTGCGTAACCTGGATCGGGACCTGAAGCTGGTGGTATTTGGCCAGGAGGCGGCCATCGATACCCTGACCTCGGCCATCCGTATGAGCCGCTCGGGCTTGGGCCAGGAGGAAAAGCCCATCGGCTCCTTCCTCTTCGCGGGCCCGACCGGCGTCGGCAAGACGGAGGTGACGCGTCAGCTTGCCCGTATCCTGGGCTTACAGTTGATCCGCTTCGATATGTCCGAGTACATGGAACGCCACACGGTCTCCCGCCTCATCGGCGCCCCGCCCGGCTATGTTGGGTTTGACCAGGGCGGCCTCTTGACGGAGGAAATCAACAAGCATCCGCACGCCGTGCTGCTTCTGGACGAGGTCGAGAAGGCCCACCCGGATGTTTTCAATTTGCTGCTGCAGGTCATGGACCACGGCACCCTCACCGACAACAACGGCCGTAAGGCGGATTTTCGTCATGTCGTCCTGGTGATGACCACTAACGCCGGCGCGGCGGAGGCCAGTCGTCCCTCCATCGGCTTCACCGAGCAGGACCATGCCACGGATGGCATGGAGGCCCTAAAACGCCTCTTCACCCCCGAATTCCGCAATCGGCTCGATGCCGTGATCCAGTTTGGTGCCCTGTCGCCCGCCACGATTGTCAACGTGGTGGACAAGTTCCTGTTTGAACTGGAGCAACAGTTGCTGGAGAAGAAGGTCACCCTGACCGTGGATAGCGAGGCGCGTGCCTGGCTGGCTACTCGGGGCTATGACGCCCGAATGGGTGCTCGACCCATGAGCCGCATCATTCGTGAGCACATCAAGAAGCCCCTGGCCAACGAACTGCTATTTGGACAGCTCGTCAACGGGGGTTCGGTGCGGGTCAAGGTGGAGGGAGAGGAGTTGGGCTTCGAGATTACGCCCAAAACCCCCTAG
- the infA gene encoding translation initiation factor IF-1: MAKEDVISMEGTVVDTLPNTMFRVELENGHVVTAHISGKMRKHYIRILTGDKVTVELTPYDLTKGRITYRAR, translated from the coding sequence ATGGCAAAAGAAGACGTTATTTCGATGGAAGGCACGGTGGTCGACACCCTTCCTAACACTATGTTCCGCGTGGAGTTGGAAAACGGGCACGTCGTTACCGCTCATATTTCGGGCAAGATGCGTAAGCACTACATTCGCATTCTTACCGGGGATAAGGTTACCGTGGAGCTCACCCCCTACGACCTGACCAAGGGCCGCATCACCTACCGCGCCCGCTAG
- a CDS encoding DUF2892 domain-containing protein, with protein sequence MSIDRIILAFAGVVILLSVILAYLTGNQLWLLLTGFVGLNLLQSAFTGFCPLALILKKLGKQSGAAF encoded by the coding sequence ATGAGCATCGACCGCATTATCCTGGCCTTCGCCGGCGTCGTCATCCTGCTCTCCGTTATTCTGGCCTACCTGACCGGCAATCAGCTCTGGCTGCTGCTGACCGGTTTCGTTGGCCTGAACCTGCTCCAGTCCGCCTTCACCGGCTTCTGCCCCCTGGCCCTTATCCTCAAAAAGCTGGGCAAGCAGTCGGGTGCCGCCTTCTGA
- a CDS encoding AAA family ATPase, which translates to MTGFDDMITGLGLPSAYPHPVSGVEHVETHISHVFLAGDFAYKIKKPVNLGFLDFSTLERRHFFCQEELRLNGRLAPHLYLEVVPVTGTPEAPHLGGAGQALEYAVKMRRFDQTGLLSTRPLEGDLPERVAERVAAFHAAIPAVGEDQAFGTPEAVLVPMLANFEAIRSRSQDTAILNRLVLLEAWTRNRHAELVPIIRQRCTEGFVRECHGDMHRGNIALDEGEILIFDGIEFNPALRWIDVQSELAFLLMDLEEAGELGPARRLLNRYLELTGDYAGLRVLSFYQVYRALVRAKVRAIRLSQPDLPSEEVERDGCALGDYLTLAEGYTQSPHPCLCLIHGVSGSGKSRLALGLRACLPLIHLRSDIERKRLFGLTAEARTHPGTVSGGIYAPDAGERTYGRLLELAVTLLDAGYSPLVDATFLKGIQRASFLDLAKAEDLPCQMLACEAPTDVLRERVRRRAGEGADPSEAGVEVLEAQLVSREALTADELALTIPVDTTQTSCLESVIQRLAAACHWRPS; encoded by the coding sequence ATGACCGGGTTTGATGACATGATCACAGGTTTAGGGCTCCCCAGCGCCTATCCGCACCCGGTGTCGGGGGTAGAGCATGTCGAGACCCATATCTCCCACGTCTTTCTCGCGGGGGATTTTGCTTACAAAATCAAGAAACCGGTCAATCTGGGTTTTCTGGATTTCTCCACCTTGGAGCGCAGGCATTTCTTTTGCCAGGAGGAACTCCGCCTCAATGGCCGCCTGGCGCCGCATCTGTACCTGGAGGTGGTGCCAGTAACGGGGACCCCGGAGGCTCCGCATCTGGGAGGTGCGGGCCAGGCGCTGGAATACGCGGTCAAGATGCGCCGATTCGATCAGACGGGTTTGCTCAGTACCCGGCCTCTTGAGGGTGATCTGCCGGAACGGGTCGCGGAACGGGTCGCGGCCTTCCATGCCGCAATCCCGGCGGTGGGCGAGGATCAAGCCTTCGGCACTCCCGAGGCGGTGCTGGTGCCCATGCTTGCCAATTTCGAGGCCATCCGGAGCCGTTCCCAAGATACCGCCATTCTCAATCGCCTGGTATTGCTGGAGGCTTGGACCCGTAACCGCCATGCGGAGTTGGTGCCCATTATCCGCCAGCGCTGTACCGAGGGCTTCGTGCGTGAATGTCATGGGGACATGCACCGGGGCAACATCGCCTTGGATGAGGGCGAGATCCTCATTTTCGATGGTATCGAGTTCAACCCCGCCCTGCGCTGGATTGATGTCCAGAGTGAATTGGCTTTTCTCCTTATGGACCTGGAAGAGGCGGGTGAACTCGGTCCCGCGCGGCGGCTGTTGAACCGCTACCTGGAACTGACCGGCGATTATGCCGGGCTAAGGGTGCTGAGTTTTTACCAGGTCTATCGTGCCCTGGTGCGTGCCAAGGTACGGGCCATTCGCCTCAGCCAGCCGGATCTCCCGTCCGAGGAGGTGGAGCGGGATGGGTGCGCACTGGGGGACTACCTGACCCTGGCCGAGGGCTACACCCAGTCTCCCCATCCCTGCCTCTGCCTCATTCATGGGGTCTCGGGATCGGGCAAGAGCCGGCTGGCGCTGGGATTGCGGGCCTGTCTCCCCTTAATTCATCTCCGTTCCGACATCGAGCGCAAACGCCTCTTTGGGTTGACGGCGGAGGCGCGTACTCATCCCGGGACGGTCAGCGGTGGCATCTATGCCCCCGATGCCGGGGAGCGGACTTATGGACGTCTGCTGGAATTGGCGGTGACCCTGCTCGATGCCGGCTATAGCCCGCTGGTGGACGCCACCTTCCTCAAGGGTATCCAACGCGCGTCCTTTCTGGATCTGGCGAAGGCCGAGGACCTGCCCTGCCAGATGTTGGCTTGCGAGGCGCCCACGGATGTGCTGCGTGAACGGGTTCGCCGCCGGGCGGGGGAGGGCGCGGATCCGTCCGAGGCGGGGGTCGAAGTCCTGGAGGCTCAGCTCGTTAGCCGTGAGGCCCTGACCGCCGATGAGCTGGCTCTGACCATCCCGGTGGACACGACCCAGACATCATGCCTGGAGAGCGTGATTCAGCGCCTGGCTGCGGCCTGCCACTGGCGGCCGTCCTAG
- the rho gene encoding transcription termination factor Rho produces MNLTELKKMPVNELVDMAQTMLIEGVGRSRKQDLIFAILKAHAKKGEEISGDGVLEILQDGFGFLRAGDSSYLAGPDDIYVSPSQIRRFNLRTGDTITGKIRPPKEGERYFALLKVNDINFDRPEATKTKILFENFTPLFANKRLKLELGNGSTEDITARTIDLVSPIGRGQRGLIVSPPKAGKTMMLQNIAQSIGHNHPDCYLIVLLIDERPEEVTEMSRSVRGEVISSTFDEPATRHVQVAEMVIEKAKRLVEHKHDVVILLDSITRLARAYNTVVPSSGKVLTGGVDANALQRPKRFFGAARNVEEGGSLTILATALVDTGSRMDDVIYEEFKGTGNMEIHMDRRIAEKRIFPAININRSGTRREELLMDPAELQKMWILRKILHPMDELAAMEFLHDKLKATKTNNEFFDSMRG; encoded by the coding sequence ATGAATCTGACCGAACTGAAAAAGATGCCGGTTAACGAACTGGTGGACATGGCCCAAACCATGCTCATCGAGGGCGTTGGCCGGTCGCGCAAACAGGACCTGATCTTTGCCATCCTCAAGGCCCATGCCAAAAAGGGCGAGGAAATTTCCGGCGACGGGGTGCTGGAGATTCTCCAGGACGGCTTCGGCTTTCTGCGCGCGGGTGACTCCTCCTACCTCGCCGGGCCGGACGACATCTATGTCTCCCCCAGCCAGATTCGCCGCTTTAACCTGCGCACGGGCGATACCATCACCGGCAAGATCCGCCCCCCCAAGGAAGGCGAGCGCTACTTTGCGCTGCTCAAGGTCAACGACATCAACTTCGACCGGCCGGAAGCGACCAAGACCAAGATTCTCTTCGAAAACTTTACACCGCTCTTTGCCAACAAGCGCCTTAAGCTCGAACTGGGCAATGGTAGCACCGAGGATATTACCGCCCGCACCATCGACCTGGTGTCCCCCATCGGCAGGGGCCAGCGCGGTCTCATCGTCTCTCCCCCGAAGGCCGGCAAAACGATGATGTTGCAGAATATCGCCCAATCGATCGGTCATAATCATCCGGATTGCTACCTCATCGTCCTGCTCATCGACGAGCGCCCGGAAGAGGTCACCGAGATGTCGCGCTCCGTGCGCGGCGAGGTCATCTCCTCCACCTTCGACGAGCCCGCCACCCGCCACGTCCAGGTGGCCGAAATGGTGATCGAGAAGGCCAAGCGCCTCGTGGAACATAAACACGACGTGGTCATCCTACTAGACTCCATCACCCGCCTGGCCCGTGCCTACAATACGGTGGTGCCCTCCTCCGGCAAAGTACTGACCGGTGGGGTAGATGCCAACGCCCTCCAGCGACCCAAGCGCTTCTTCGGTGCCGCCCGTAACGTCGAGGAAGGGGGCTCCCTGACCATCCTGGCCACGGCCTTGGTGGACACCGGGTCGCGGATGGACGACGTCATCTACGAGGAGTTCAAGGGCACCGGCAACATGGAGATCCACATGGACCGGCGCATCGCCGAAAAGCGCATCTTCCCCGCCATCAACATCAACCGCTCCGGCACCCGCCGCGAGGAACTGCTGATGGACCCGGCGGAACTGCAAAAGATGTGGATCCTGCGCAAAATCCTGCACCCCATGGACGAACTGGCCGCCATGGAATTCCTGCACGACAAGCTCAAGGCCACCAAGACCAATAACGAGTTTTTCGACTCCATGCGGGGGTGA
- the trxA gene encoding thioredoxin TrxA — MSDRIMHVTDASFEQDVIKAADPVLVDYWADWCGPCKMIAPVLDEIADEYQGRLRVAKLNIDQNPDTPPRYGIRGIPTLMLFKQGGVEATKVGAVSKSQLTAFIDSNL; from the coding sequence GTGAGCGATCGCATCATGCATGTGACGGATGCATCCTTCGAGCAAGACGTCATCAAAGCCGCCGATCCCGTTCTCGTCGATTACTGGGCCGATTGGTGTGGCCCCTGCAAAATGATCGCGCCCGTCCTGGACGAAATCGCCGACGAGTACCAGGGCCGGCTGCGCGTCGCCAAGCTCAACATCGATCAGAATCCGGACACTCCGCCCCGCTACGGCATCAGGGGCATCCCGACCCTGATGCTCTTCAAGCAGGGCGGGGTGGAGGCCACCAAGGTCGGTGCCGTCTCCAAGTCTCAGCTCACGGCCTTTATCGACAGTAACTTGTGA
- a CDS encoding DEAD/DEAH box helicase, with product MTQTHLSAIRFASFDLDLRILQGLADAGFDYCTPIQAEALPIALAGQDVAGQAQTGTGKTAAFVVATLHRLLTKAPSPQRKPNEPRALFVAPTRELAVQIHRDTQQLAAHCGVRLGLVYGGTGYLQQRDEVAAGVDILIGTPGRLIDYFKQRVFDLRVAEVVVIDEADRMFDLGFIQDIRYLLRRLPPPSERLGMLFSATLSYRVTELAYEHMNDPRPVAIEPDRVTADRVVQRCYMVGNDEKVPLIIGLLRAIVDARVIIFANTKRATEGIWGFLEGNGIRAAILSGDVPQKKRLSLLKAFQHGELPVLVATDVAARGLHIPGVTHVINYDLPDDAEDYVHRIGRTARAGAKGDAISFVCETYAFCLPDIERFIGAKIPVEPVTAAMLARVDPRSRVRVPRHGDGHEDEGPLRRGLGGRGEGPRPGGGRRGPDERRPRPEAPASELPPRAAPLMTEAKPVAPPETPAGEVGAPKKRRRRRGPSRAVTDGTVGSGPEVMAPAPMES from the coding sequence ATGACCCAAACACACCTCTCAGCCATCCGATTTGCGAGCTTTGATCTCGATCTCCGCATCCTCCAGGGCCTGGCGGACGCGGGTTTTGACTACTGTACGCCCATCCAGGCCGAGGCCCTGCCCATCGCCCTGGCCGGCCAGGACGTGGCGGGCCAGGCCCAGACGGGAACGGGTAAAACCGCTGCCTTCGTCGTGGCCACCCTGCATCGCCTGCTGACCAAGGCCCCCTCGCCCCAGCGCAAGCCTAACGAGCCGCGGGCCCTGTTCGTGGCGCCGACCCGCGAACTGGCGGTACAGATCCACCGGGATACCCAACAATTGGCCGCCCATTGTGGCGTCCGCCTGGGTCTGGTCTATGGCGGCACCGGTTATCTTCAGCAGCGTGACGAGGTGGCCGCCGGGGTCGATATCCTCATTGGCACCCCGGGCCGGCTCATCGACTACTTCAAACAACGGGTCTTTGACCTGCGGGTGGCCGAGGTGGTGGTGATCGACGAGGCGGATCGTATGTTCGACCTGGGCTTCATTCAAGATATCCGCTACCTGCTGCGGCGCCTGCCACCCCCCAGCGAGCGCCTCGGGATGCTGTTCTCCGCCACCCTGTCCTATCGGGTTACCGAACTGGCCTACGAGCACATGAACGACCCCCGGCCGGTGGCGATCGAGCCCGACCGGGTGACGGCGGATCGGGTCGTGCAGCGGTGTTACATGGTAGGCAACGACGAGAAGGTGCCCCTCATTATCGGTCTGCTGCGGGCCATAGTCGATGCCCGGGTCATTATCTTTGCCAACACCAAACGCGCCACCGAGGGTATCTGGGGTTTTCTGGAGGGCAATGGCATTCGCGCCGCCATCCTCTCCGGCGACGTGCCTCAGAAGAAGCGCCTGAGTCTGCTCAAGGCCTTCCAGCATGGGGAACTCCCCGTCCTGGTGGCCACGGACGTGGCAGCGCGGGGTCTGCATATCCCCGGCGTGACGCATGTCATCAATTACGACCTGCCCGATGACGCGGAGGACTATGTGCACCGCATTGGCCGTACCGCCCGCGCCGGCGCCAAGGGCGACGCCATCAGTTTCGTCTGCGAGACTTACGCCTTTTGCCTGCCAGACATCGAACGTTTCATTGGTGCCAAGATCCCGGTGGAGCCCGTGACCGCCGCGATGCTGGCACGGGTCGATCCCCGCAGTCGGGTACGGGTACCTCGCCATGGTGACGGGCATGAGGATGAGGGGCCGCTGCGCCGGGGCCTTGGTGGCCGGGGTGAGGGCCCCCGTCCCGGCGGCGGGCGGCGTGGGCCCGATGAGCGCCGCCCGAGGCCCGAGGCACCCGCGAGCGAATTGCCTCCCCGCGCGGCGCCACTCATGACCGAAGCCAAACCCGTCGCCCCGCCCGAGACACCCGCGGGGGAAGTGGGGGCGCCCAAGAAGCGCCGGAGACGGCGTGGGCCAAGCCGCGCGGTGACGGACGGAACGGTGGGCAGCGGCCCGGAGGTCATGGCCCCCGCGCCAATGGAGTCCTGA
- the yrfG gene encoding GMP/IMP nucleotidase, giving the protein MIDWDAIDKVFLDMDGTLLDLHFDNRFWREHVPARYAAARDLPLDQAKEQLLALYKDHEGTLAWYCIDHWSRELGLDIALLKEEIDHLIAVHPQVLEFLEALAGRGKRRVLVTNAHQKAIALKMRKTRLVGHLERIISAHDLGLAKENPGFWPLVQAIEPFDPERTLFVDDSPKVLQAARNYGFRHLLAVLAPDSMAPPNAAGAYPAIHGFGDLLPGLRG; this is encoded by the coding sequence ATGATCGACTGGGACGCCATCGACAAGGTTTTCCTGGACATGGACGGGACCTTGCTGGATCTGCATTTCGACAACCGCTTCTGGCGGGAACATGTCCCCGCCCGTTACGCGGCGGCGCGGGATCTGCCCCTGGACCAGGCCAAGGAGCAACTCCTCGCCCTCTACAAGGACCACGAAGGTACGCTCGCCTGGTACTGCATCGACCACTGGAGCCGCGAACTGGGACTGGACATCGCCCTCCTCAAGGAAGAAATCGACCATCTGATCGCCGTCCATCCCCAAGTCTTGGAATTCCTCGAGGCCCTGGCCGGACGGGGTAAGCGGCGCGTGCTCGTGACCAATGCCCATCAGAAGGCCATCGCCCTCAAGATGCGCAAAACCCGCCTGGTAGGCCATCTGGAACGGATCATCAGTGCCCACGACCTGGGTCTGGCCAAGGAGAACCCTGGCTTCTGGCCCCTCGTCCAGGCCATCGAACCCTTCGACCCGGAGCGCACCCTCTTCGTCGATGACAGCCCCAAGGTGCTGCAGGCGGCCCGTAATTACGGTTTCCGCCACCTGCTGGCCGTGCTGGCGCCGGATTCCATGGCCCCGCCTAACGCGGCGGGGGCTTATCCGGCTATCCATGGCTTTGGAGACTTGCTGCCCGGCCTACGGGGCTAA
- a CDS encoding thioredoxin fold domain-containing protein, translating to MAGHGRWQALLFMTLVLAMSRVVGAEDDFSFDDSPRAEAVEYPDWFKRSLLDLREDLTEAVKAGKQGLMVYFGQARCAYCHRLLQVNFGLDDIANYTRQHFDLVALDARGPREVTLLDGTVMTEQDFALAEETNFTPSILFYDREGREALRLRGYYPPYQFRAALEYVADGHYARETFRDFLARGDDRRVFDAEDLNEEDFFAPPPFNLDRSRLPGERPLVVFFEQGDCHACDVLHGQLLRDPAIRGLTQGLDSVQLDLRAATPVVTPSGERTRARDWAAALGLFHTPTLIFFDEQGREILRLDSLARFYRLGQVLGYVSSRAYRDQSYPLWRAQRSD from the coding sequence ATGGCAGGCCACGGCAGGTGGCAAGCGCTGCTCTTCATGACTCTGGTCCTGGCTATGAGCAGGGTGGTTGGCGCGGAAGATGATTTCAGCTTTGATGACTCCCCCCGGGCGGAGGCGGTGGAGTACCCCGATTGGTTCAAGAGAAGCCTGCTCGACCTGCGGGAGGATCTGACCGAGGCGGTCAAAGCAGGTAAGCAAGGGCTGATGGTCTACTTTGGGCAGGCGCGGTGCGCCTATTGTCATCGCCTGTTGCAGGTCAATTTTGGTCTTGATGACATCGCCAATTACACGCGCCAACACTTCGACCTGGTAGCCCTGGATGCTCGGGGGCCCCGGGAGGTGACCCTCCTGGACGGTACCGTCATGACCGAACAGGATTTTGCCTTGGCGGAGGAGACCAACTTCACCCCTTCCATCCTCTTTTACGATCGCGAGGGCCGGGAAGCCTTGCGGTTGCGCGGCTATTATCCCCCCTACCAATTCCGTGCCGCCCTCGAATATGTCGCGGATGGCCATTACGCCAGGGAGACTTTCCGTGATTTTCTGGCGCGGGGTGACGACCGGCGCGTCTTCGATGCGGAGGATCTCAACGAGGAGGATTTCTTCGCCCCCCCGCCCTTCAATCTGGATCGGAGTCGGCTTCCCGGGGAGCGGCCCCTGGTGGTCTTTTTCGAGCAGGGGGACTGTCATGCCTGCGATGTGTTGCATGGCCAGTTGTTGCGGGACCCCGCCATTCGCGGTTTGACTCAAGGCCTGGATAGCGTGCAGCTCGACCTGCGCGCCGCAACCCCGGTGGTGACCCCCAGTGGGGAGCGCACCCGGGCCCGGGACTGGGCCGCCGCCTTGGGGCTCTTCCATACCCCCACCCTGATCTTTTTCGATGAGCAGGGCCGGGAGATTCTCCGCCTGGACTCCCTGGCCCGTTTTTATCGTCTGGGCCAGGTGCTTGGCTATGTCTCCAGCCGCGCCTACCGGGATCAGAGCTATCCCCTCTGGCGCGCCCAGCGTTCCGATTAG